The Candidatus Arthromitus sp. SFB-mouse-Japan genome includes a region encoding these proteins:
- the def gene encoding peptide deformylase, translated as MALRQIRVDGDEILRKISKKVDVIDDSLKSLVDDMFETMYHADGVGLAAPQIGILKRIIVIDIEVIKKVMINPEIISESTTDMQDGPEGCLSVPGIEDTVRRPKLLTVRYMNLDGEIVTEEARDLYARVICHEVDHLNGILFTDKVLK; from the coding sequence ATGGCATTGAGACAAATAAGAGTTGATGGAGATGAAATTTTAAGAAAGATAAGTAAAAAAGTTGATGTAATAGACGATAGTTTAAAAAGTCTAGTAGATGATATGTTTGAAACTATGTATCATGCTGATGGAGTTGGATTAGCAGCACCACAGATCGGTATATTGAAAAGAATAATAGTTATTGATATAGAAGTTATAAAAAAAGTTATGATAAATCCAGAAATAATTTCTGAGAGTACAACAGATATGCAAGATGGTCCAGAAGGATGTTTAAGTGTTCCAGGTATTGAGGATACTGTAAGGCGTCCAAAGCTTTTAACTGTTAGATATATGAATTTAGATGGAGAGATTGTAACAGAGGAAGCAAGAGATTTATATGCAAGAGTTATTTGTCATGAGGTAGATCATTTAAATGGAATTTTATTTACAGATAAAGTTTTAAAATAA
- the fmt gene encoding methionyl-tRNA formyltransferase — MFKDKFNVLFMGTPEFAVDTLEMLIHNHNVLAVVTQPDKPQGRGYKLKSSPVKEVALKYSIDVYQPDKVKDNDEFINKIRNMDLDLIIVVAYGKILPSDILNIPKFGCINSHASLLPRHRGAAPINFAIISGDNKSGITTMFMDEGLDTGDIIEKYEVEIEDYMTAGQLHDKLKLISAYGMKDTLQKIKNGTIKRQKQDDSKSTYAPIITKEFAHIDFSKSARDILNLIKGLNPWPVAYCLYEEKKIKLYEAKEVSINEDKYIDFSYGQIVEINDDGLLVKCGQGFILITTIQFENKKVMSIKSFLNGNIISKVRLN, encoded by the coding sequence TTGTTTAAAGATAAATTTAATGTATTGTTTATGGGAACTCCAGAGTTTGCAGTTGATACACTCGAGATGCTTATACATAACCATAATGTTTTAGCTGTTGTAACTCAACCAGATAAACCTCAGGGTAGGGGATATAAATTAAAGTCATCACCTGTTAAAGAGGTTGCACTTAAATATAGTATAGATGTATATCAGCCTGATAAAGTTAAGGATAATGATGAATTTATTAATAAAATTAGAAATATGGATTTGGATTTAATTATTGTTGTTGCTTATGGTAAAATATTACCATCAGATATTTTAAATATACCTAAGTTTGGATGTATAAATTCTCATGCTTCATTGTTACCAAGACATAGAGGAGCAGCACCTATTAATTTTGCTATAATATCAGGAGATAATAAGAGTGGAATAACTACAATGTTTATGGATGAAGGGTTAGATACGGGTGATATAATTGAAAAATATGAAGTGGAAATTGAAGATTATATGACTGCAGGTCAATTACATGATAAATTGAAACTAATAAGTGCTTATGGTATGAAGGATACACTTCAAAAAATTAAAAATGGAACCATAAAGAGACAAAAGCAAGATGATTCGAAAAGCACATATGCTCCGATTATCACGAAAGAATTTGCTCATATTGATTTTTCTAAATCTGCACGGGATATATTAAATTTAATAAAAGGATTAAATCCGTGGCCTGTTGCATATTGTTTATATGAAGAAAAAAAAATAAAATTATATGAGGCTAAAGAGGTTTCGATTAATGAAGATAAATATATAGATTTTAGTTATGGTCAAATAGTAGAAATTAATGATGATGGACTTTTAGTTAAATGTGGACAAGGATTTATTTTAATAACTACCATACAATTTGAAAATAAAAAAGTTATGTCTATTAAATCTTTTTTAAATGGTAATATTATAAGTAAAGTTAGATTGAATTAA
- a CDS encoding zinc metallopeptidase: MFYFDRTIILLIPAIIVSAIAQFKISSAYNKYSKVTNQRGITGEQAAINILKANGIYDVEVEMVNGRMTDHYDPRAKKLRLSQEVYFGTSIAAVGIASHEVGHAIQHNVSYTPLILRNAIVPAVNFGAGFSWILFLLGLIMGIKPLLTIGIVLFSLTVIFQLVTLPVEFNASNRAIKSIKNMGLLVGNEVNGAKSVLSSAALTYVAAALMSIMSLLRLIVLARGDE; encoded by the coding sequence ATGTTTTATTTTGATAGGACGATAATTTTGTTAATACCTGCAATAATTGTTAGTGCTATTGCTCAATTTAAAATTTCATCTGCTTATAATAAATATTCTAAAGTTACAAACCAAAGAGGAATTACTGGAGAACAGGCAGCTATTAATATTTTGAAGGCAAATGGAATTTATGATGTTGAAGTGGAAATGGTAAATGGTCGTATGACAGATCATTATGATCCTAGAGCGAAAAAATTGAGATTATCACAAGAGGTTTATTTTGGAACGTCAATAGCAGCAGTTGGAATTGCATCTCATGAGGTGGGTCATGCGATACAACATAATGTTAGTTACACACCTTTAATTTTAAGAAATGCTATTGTTCCAGCAGTAAATTTTGGAGCTGGATTCTCTTGGATATTATTTTTATTAGGTTTAATAATGGGTATCAAGCCATTACTTACTATTGGGATAGTTTTATTTTCACTTACAGTTATATTTCAATTGGTAACACTTCCTGTTGAATTTAATGCGTCAAATAGGGCGATAAAGTCAATTAAAAACATGGGATTATTAGTTGGCAATGAAGTTAATGGCGCAAAAAGTGTTTTATCATCAGCAGCATTAACGTATGTAGCAGCAGCACTAATGTCGATTATGAGCTTACTCAGACTTATAGTATTAGCAAGGGGAGACGAATGA